Proteins encoded by one window of Streptacidiphilus sp. PB12-B1b:
- a CDS encoding carbohydrate ABC transporter permease: protein MSLHLTDRPAAAAATREPARPRRGFSPARWVILAGMLLSAVYFLLPVWWLLVNSTKPNDQLYSTNGFWFARFELFANVRSVFTRSGGIYAHWLANSALYAVGGAAVSTLVAAMAGYALAKFRYRGREAVFNIVLGAVLIPQPLLAIPLYLMFSPVHLVNTYWSVLLPSMVSPFGVYLSRVYAAASVPDELLEAGRIDGAGELRIFATLALRVMSPALVTVFLFQFVSIWTNYLLPALMLADNRLQPVTVGIVGWQAQRGIGQASVPFTIVITAALVSVVPLVAMFLFLQRFWRSGLIAGSVKA from the coding sequence GTGAGCCTGCACCTGACCGACCGTCCGGCCGCCGCGGCCGCCACCCGCGAGCCCGCCCGGCCCCGCCGCGGCTTCTCGCCCGCCCGCTGGGTGATCCTGGCCGGGATGCTGCTCTCCGCCGTCTACTTCCTGCTGCCGGTGTGGTGGCTGCTGGTCAACTCGACCAAGCCGAACGACCAGCTGTACTCCACCAATGGCTTCTGGTTCGCCCGGTTCGAGCTGTTCGCCAACGTCCGGTCGGTGTTCACCCGCAGCGGCGGCATCTACGCCCACTGGCTGGCCAACAGCGCGCTGTACGCGGTCGGCGGCGCGGCGGTCTCCACCCTGGTCGCGGCCATGGCCGGGTACGCCCTGGCCAAGTTCCGCTACCGGGGCCGGGAGGCGGTGTTCAACATCGTGCTGGGCGCGGTGCTGATCCCGCAGCCGCTGCTGGCCATCCCGCTCTACCTGATGTTCTCGCCGGTGCACCTGGTGAACACCTACTGGAGCGTGCTGTTGCCGAGCATGGTCAGCCCGTTCGGCGTCTACCTGTCCCGGGTGTACGCGGCGGCGTCCGTCCCGGACGAGCTGCTGGAGGCGGGGCGCATCGACGGCGCCGGGGAGCTGCGGATCTTCGCCACCCTGGCGCTGCGGGTGATGTCCCCGGCCCTGGTCACGGTCTTCCTGTTCCAGTTCGTCTCGATCTGGACCAACTACCTGCTGCCCGCGCTGATGCTGGCCGACAACCGGCTGCAGCCGGTCACCGTGGGCATCGTCGGCTGGCAGGCGCAGCGCGGCATCGGCCAGGCGTCGGTGCCGTTCACCATCGTGATCACCGCCGCCCTGGTCTCGGTGGTCCCGCTGGTGGCGATGTTCCTGTTCCTGCAGCGGTTCTGGCGCTCGGGTCTGATCGCCGGGAGCGTCAAGGCCTGA
- a CDS encoding TNT domain-containing protein produces the protein MRIRRNLATLLTTAAVLAASALTTGAAPAQAPASVPAATAAAAAAPGSAATALDACSAAFFDGDSRLGPQQLPVFGPVGAELFGYHRSGDLTDAQLLAQYYSPTANGGAPGWIYPPDNGYVIAGDGKPIETTQTLRPGQDIDRYGSEYGSFLAPAGLSYGARSIPPSSLDGTPAAGCNYHDYRVVKAFTVDAGPIAPWFGQPGHGWQYQLDGSLVPGAPAQLNVMWLVGNGYLDRV, from the coding sequence ATGCGCATCCGCAGGAACCTGGCGACCCTGCTCACGACCGCCGCCGTACTGGCGGCCTCGGCGCTCACCACCGGCGCGGCCCCGGCACAGGCCCCGGCGTCGGTACCGGCCGCGACCGCCGCCGCAGCCGCCGCGCCCGGCAGCGCCGCGACCGCGCTCGACGCCTGCTCGGCCGCCTTCTTCGACGGCGACTCCCGGCTCGGCCCGCAGCAGCTGCCGGTGTTCGGGCCGGTCGGCGCGGAATTGTTCGGCTACCACCGCTCGGGCGACCTGACCGACGCCCAGCTGCTGGCCCAGTACTACAGTCCGACCGCCAACGGCGGCGCACCGGGCTGGATCTACCCGCCGGACAACGGCTATGTGATCGCCGGGGACGGCAAGCCGATCGAGACCACCCAGACCCTGCGGCCCGGGCAGGACATCGACCGCTACGGCAGCGAGTACGGCTCGTTCCTGGCCCCGGCGGGCCTGTCGTACGGCGCCCGCTCCATCCCGCCGTCCAGTCTGGACGGCACCCCCGCGGCAGGCTGCAACTACCACGACTACCGGGTGGTCAAGGCGTTCACCGTGGACGCCGGTCCGATCGCCCCCTGGTTCGGCCAGCCCGGTCACGGCTGGCAGTACCAGCTGGACGGGTCGCTGGTGCCGGGCGCGCCCGCCCAGCTCAATGTCATGTGGCTGGTCGGCAACGGCTACCTGGACCGGGTCTGA